One Betta splendens chromosome 5, fBetSpl5.4, whole genome shotgun sequence genomic window, tgtgtgtgtgtatgcgtgtgtgtcacTATCTGTGAAACCGCATGTTTGTTCCCTGTCTTCAGTCCCTTCGTTTGATGACTCGGCAGAATATGCTCCACCCATCCCTGAGTCAGAGGCCTTGTCTCTGCTAGTGGGAAGAATGAAGGGGATTCAGGGTCACGTAAACTCCTGCTACCTCGATGCCACGCTGTTTAGGTAAAACCAGGTCACCCTCATTCCTGACTGCGAAGCTACTGACGCCCTGGCTGGATTCAGGCGAGAGTTGATTAAACAGCGTGGAATTCTCATTTCAGTTTATTCAGCTCGTCGGTGACCCTGGATAACATCTGGCAGAGACCTGCTGAAGCGGAGCAGCCCATAACCTGCAGTCTGAGGAGCATAGTCAGCTGTTTACGCAGGTATCGACGCTGTCTGCACCACGGCCTGCTCTGCTCATGTCTTGCGTTATCATCCGCTTTTCAAAACAAGAGCACTCCGACATTTTACATAATCTCAACTGTTTAACACCGTAATAATACTACCACGCCGTGTTAACACTGGCATGTGGAAGTAGATGTAGTTTTAGAGCTTGATTACATAAAAGGGTGTGTCATTGTCATTACTCTGCCTCTGTGCGAGTGCTTGTGTTTGGTCACTGATAAGCACCATGTTTTTATTGCAGGCAAGGGTTTGTGCCTGCTGAAAGCGTGACGAGTTTCCGTAAAGAGCTCGGCTGCAACACTTTTCAAACGGACGAAAAAGGTTTGCAGACCCATCTTGGATCATATGTTAAAAcctcattttaataattaattatcatcattattaatagtttttttAACTGCATCTAGATCCAGAAGAGTTCATCACTGTCCTCTTTCAGAAGGTGCTTTGCATAGAGCCCCTGCTCAAGCTCAGGTACAGTCCTGAGTTGTCTACTAATAGATATCTTGTCCTCTTCGTGTGTTAAGTGGAGTTAGGAACTTCTGTTCCCTTTCAGATCACGAGGGGAAACCTCCCAGGGTTCCTACACCTTCCAAATTATTGTAGAGAAGGAGCAGATGGGACAGGTGCCCACCGTCCAACAGCTGCTGGACACATCCTGCTTGTCCAGTGACCTCAAGTTTGAAgaggtacagtaggtgctgtttttacaaagaggagaaagacaCGGTGGAACTTTGCAATTGGATTATGTCATGCTTTTATTGCCTCAGGTGCCGTCCTGTCTGATGGTTCAGATGCCGAGGTTTGGAAACAAGTATAAGATGTTTAATCACATCATACCTTCCACTGAGTTGGACATCACAGACCTCTTGCACAACTGTAAGGAACAGATGCTTATTCTAATCCTAAACCACATGGATGAAAagaacccttttttttttttttttttttttttttttttaatgaagtgcTTGAACATGCTGAAGTGTGATTATGTTTTGCCAACAGCCCCAAGAGAATGCTTTGTCTGTGGGTGTCTGGCACAGTATGAGTGTTTTCACTGTCTACCGGATCGCAAACTACAGCCAGGACGGATCAAACAGTACTGCTCTGTCTGCAACACACAGGTAGGACGTTCTACCTGCCTTCTCTTCCCATCGCTCCATAGGTCATCGTGTAAATTCTtctactgtttttatttatttttcaggtGCATAGTCATCCATCGCGGCAGGGTCACTCCCCCAAAGCACTCGAGGTTCCTGCTGATGTGCCCTGCGACACTCCTGTGCCCAGGCACGTGATGCAGCTCTTTGCTGTGCTCTGCATTCAAACCAGTCATTATGTCGCCTATGTCAAATATGGCCCAGACCCGAACTCCTGGCTCTTCTTTGACAGCATGGCAGACAGATGTGGTAAGATGGATTTAGGGTTTATGGTTTTACCTACTTATTTACTGGACAATGGGTTATTTCTGACTTGGAATTTACTGACgtttgctccttttttttatgAACTGATTTCCTATGACCACATTATTTTAGGCTAATACAGTCTCCACAGCACGAGATAAGAAAGCGCTCTGACGCTCGTGACTTTATCTCTTCTTGAGCTGACGTCAAATCTTAAGGCCTCTCTTTCTTTCAGGTGATGATCAGAGCGGATACAACATTCCCGAGGTCCAGGCTTGTTCGGAGATCGGCATCTTCCTGGCTcagccagaggaggagcttGCTAGGGCCAGCCCTTCTCAGGCGCCTGAACtggtgcggcggctgctgtGTGACTCCTACATGTTTTTATACCAAAACCCAGCCACACCAAGTTCAAAGCCAAGCCATGAGGAGTAAATGCATTAAAGGACAAGGACACAGCGTTCTCACAACAGTGCCTCCATAACCTTGCATCAGTGCTTAATCAGCAAGAGTCTGTGATGGTTCTTGCAAATACACAGTGGAAACACATGCTTTTAACATCCCCGAACAAAGCACTGTTATGAAAAACAACATTATAGTGCAAAATTTGTACATTTACATTGATGTGAACCTGTAGAGGGATTAAgcaatgaaaatataaatatactcCAGATTAGTCTTTTTGATCTACttaatgtctttgtttttacagtgaTTATTTATACAGTTTGTGAATACCAACTTTGTAACTTTATTTGTTTAACAGGTTATTTTGTTACTGTATACAAGTAGATTTACTCATTTAGTTGCATTTGTTGTAAATTTGTCAGCTACATTAAAgtttgtaatgtttttaaatgaccaGCTTTCAATATCTGAACTACGACTTCCTTAATCTTGACAGTGAATGCAACTTTGAGGTTTTGAGCTTCCTTTAAAGTAATGTTATTCCCTCTTGTGTTTGTCTTGAATGCTGAGTTCATGTTTAAAATTCCTTTGAGGAATCCGTTTCCAACTCAGGCAAAAATCTTTCCTCCAGTGAATATTACACAATTAAGGTGTGGAAGGAACATTGCAAGTTATGTGCAAATCAACTAACAGTTATGACAGAATGAATATTTACTTAATAATGAAGATTATCTTTATTACTATGCGAATTAAATTATTGTTTGGGGACATATTTGACTTTCACCTTACTTATTACTTCACTTTCATGCCTCGCTGCTTTAGTTTGTGACATTTCTGAAATCACTACATGTGCAACACTATTCGAggagaacaacagcaacatgaaTCATAATCACATAATATAAAGTTAAAGTCAAAGGCAGCTGCCTGGATGATGTTGTAGGCTGCTGTAGAGGTCATCCTCATATTCAAGTTAGTTTTGTCTGACTGAATATGTAATGTATACAAAAAGT contains:
- the cyldb gene encoding ubiquitin carboxyl-terminal hydrolase CYLD isoform X2, giving the protein MEAKAVEGDAFFIVTRGRSRKGFCRGCVGRVEGETPSGELLGLVYNGGRPKSRGIVRTENTCPLTRHQAQLLLFVTTPSKRLELLCNAPLFKAICDLSQDDVVVVKHKKGPQPGRVKNLMQIGRKESDDELHMLGFEVEFVDSDHTLSSKKPVPLPMFNAADIIRVVPSASVPLGLHWKNGQYGALNKKAVTRISSMPSAGPTGNPRHVKDGKEPRRARGPAAAALEVGSMVEVVSSSGVTVYGVVRWLGVPLRKTEEWAGIELDYEVTGCSDGKYGNQRYFTCKANTALFVPVTKCSPDSRFACSSMGPETRRSTDTPPVPSFDDSAEYAPPIPESEALSLLVGRMKGIQGHVNSCYLDATLFSLFSSSVTLDNIWQRPAEAEQPITCSLRSIVSCLRRQGFVPAESVTSFRKELGCNTFQTDEKDPEEFITVLFQKVLCIEPLLKLRSRGETSQGSYTFQIIVEKEQMGQVPTVQQLLDTSCLSSDLKFEEVPSCLMVQMPRFGNKYKMFNHIIPSTELDITDLLHNSPRECFVCGCLAQYECFHCLPDRKLQPGRIKQYCSVCNTQVHSHPSRQGHSPKALEVPADVPCDTPVPRHVMQLFAVLCIQTSHYVAYVKYGPDPNSWLFFDSMADRCGDDQSGYNIPEVQACSEIGIFLAQPEEELARASPSQAPELVRRLLCDSYMFLYQNPATPSSKPSHEE
- the cyldb gene encoding ubiquitin carboxyl-terminal hydrolase CYLD isoform X1, with protein sequence MQDSMEAKAVEGDAFFIVTRGRSRKGFCRGCVGRVEGETPSGELLGLVYNGGRPKSRGIVRTENTCPLTRHQAQLLLFVTTPSKRLELLCNAPLFKAICDLSQDDVVVVKHKKGPQPGRVKNLMQIGRKESDDELHMLGFEVEFVDSDHTLSSKKPVPLPMFNAADIIRVVPSASVPLGLHWKNGQYGALNKKAVTRISSMPSAGPTGNPRHVKDGKEPRRARGPAAAALEVGSMVEVVSSSGVTVYGVVRWLGVPLRKTEEWAGIELDYEVTGCSDGKYGNQRYFTCKANTALFVPVTKCSPDSRFACSSMGPETRRSTDTPPVPSFDDSAEYAPPIPESEALSLLVGRMKGIQGHVNSCYLDATLFSLFSSSVTLDNIWQRPAEAEQPITCSLRSIVSCLRRQGFVPAESVTSFRKELGCNTFQTDEKDPEEFITVLFQKVLCIEPLLKLRSRGETSQGSYTFQIIVEKEQMGQVPTVQQLLDTSCLSSDLKFEEVPSCLMVQMPRFGNKYKMFNHIIPSTELDITDLLHNSPRECFVCGCLAQYECFHCLPDRKLQPGRIKQYCSVCNTQVHSHPSRQGHSPKALEVPADVPCDTPVPRHVMQLFAVLCIQTSHYVAYVKYGPDPNSWLFFDSMADRCGDDQSGYNIPEVQACSEIGIFLAQPEEELARASPSQAPELVRRLLCDSYMFLYQNPATPSSKPSHEE